A genomic window from Algoriphagus sp. Y33 includes:
- a CDS encoding STAS domain-containing protein, translating to MLTIETQQENGHDILLLKGEVDASNSVILDEAITKMVSGGSRSILVDGAGLEYISSAGLGVFMSYLEDFQEKEIDLKIYSLSDRVFEVFKILGLDQLIRIYPDKKSALLT from the coding sequence ATGCTAACGATAGAAACCCAACAAGAAAACGGACATGACATTTTGCTGCTCAAAGGCGAAGTGGATGCCAGCAACTCTGTAATACTGGACGAGGCGATCACAAAAATGGTCTCCGGTGGCAGTAGGTCTATCTTGGTAGATGGGGCGGGACTGGAATATATTTCTTCCGCGGGATTGGGCGTATTCATGTCCTATCTGGAAGATTTTCAGGAAAAAGAAATCGACCTGAAAATATATTCACTTTCCGACCGCGTGTTTGAAGTATTCAAAATTTTGGGCTTAGACCAGTTAATCCGCATTTATCCTGACAAAAAATCAGCACTGCTTACCTGA
- a CDS encoding DUF721 domain-containing protein, whose amino-acid sequence MSKDGYFSRKKEVAPLESAFNDLLKAYRLEGKFREKSLVHDWPDLVGKTIADRTTSVFIRDKKLFVKLSSGPVKKELLMNKSKVLVLIDERYGAGVIEDLVCM is encoded by the coding sequence ATGAGTAAGGATGGATATTTCAGTAGAAAGAAGGAAGTGGCACCGTTGGAGTCAGCTTTCAATGATCTGCTAAAAGCCTATCGTTTGGAAGGTAAATTCAGAGAAAAGTCTTTGGTTCACGATTGGCCAGATCTAGTGGGAAAAACCATTGCAGACCGAACCACCTCTGTATTTATCCGGGACAAAAAACTCTTCGTGAAATTAAGCTCAGGACCGGTTAAAAAGGAATTATTAATGAATAAAAGCAAAGTACTTGTACTGATCGACGAGAGGTACGGAGCTGGAGTGATCGAGGATTTGGTCTGTATGTAG
- a CDS encoding uroporphyrinogen-III synthase codes for MSAVTKDRFRPVKSILVSQPAPAGANSPYVQLAEKYNLKIDFRQFIKVEPVVPKEFRKQKIDILKHTAVIFTSRNAIDHFFAICKDFKIEMPADMKYFCISDQTAHYLQKYIVIRKRKLFVGQKTAQDLFDYFKKHKSEKYLFPCSDIRKDDIPEYMEKNGIAFTEAIIYHTLEADLSDLADVKYDILAFFSPSGIKSLKINFPDFEQGNTRIAAFGPTTAQAVRDVDLILDIEAPMPNAPSMTGALELYIKKVNNL; via the coding sequence ATGAGCGCAGTTACCAAAGACAGGTTTAGACCAGTAAAAAGTATTCTAGTATCTCAACCAGCCCCGGCGGGTGCAAATTCTCCCTATGTACAGCTGGCAGAGAAATATAACCTGAAGATTGACTTTCGTCAGTTTATTAAGGTTGAGCCTGTGGTTCCCAAGGAATTCCGTAAGCAGAAGATTGATATTCTGAAGCATACAGCGGTGATATTCACAAGCCGAAATGCGATAGATCATTTCTTTGCTATCTGTAAGGACTTCAAAATCGAGATGCCTGCGGACATGAAATATTTCTGTATTTCTGACCAAACGGCACATTATCTCCAAAAATATATAGTAATCCGTAAGCGGAAATTATTCGTAGGTCAGAAGACGGCGCAGGACTTATTCGATTATTTCAAAAAGCATAAATCGGAGAAGTATTTATTTCCTTGTTCGGACATTCGGAAAGATGATATCCCGGAATACATGGAGAAGAATGGGATTGCATTTACAGAAGCTATTATTTACCATACATTGGAAGCAGATTTATCTGATTTGGCTGATGTGAAATATGATATTTTAGCTTTTTTCAGTCCATCCGGAATAAAATCCCTTAAGATCAATTTTCCTGATTTTGAACAGGGCAATACGAGGATTGCTGCTTTTGGACCGACCACAGCACAAGCGGTTAGAGATGTGGATTTGATTTTGGATATTGAAGCTCCTATGCCAAATGCCCCAAGTATGACGGGCGCATTGGAACTTTACATTAAAAAGGTGAATAATTTGTAA
- the gldK gene encoding gliding motility lipoprotein GldK, whose protein sequence is MYRKINVRLMPITLGLALVTLLPGCGLFGKKGAASEKLNRRGEVTGVPKRTNWQQNLPYDMVPVKAGTFWMGQADEDIAYTQSALNKQITISEFFMDKYEVSNNKYRQFLEAVKSGTYETGTPTTLKDPPQLNYEELKPDTTVWSTSFAYHYGDPLMEFYFDHPAFDNYPVVGVSWDQAKKYCEWKTYHMRANDESDFDGPAFQLPSEAEWEYAAKGGKDVAKYPWGGPYLKNKRGCLMANFKPGRGNYIDDGFAYTAPVDVFAPNGYGLYNMSGNVAEWVLDAYATTSSTIMWDLNPVYDDPNEPRKVVRGGSWKDIAHYLETSTRTYEYEDVAQAHIGFRTKMTFIGRSGAMDIKSSTRRRR, encoded by the coding sequence ATGTATAGAAAAATTAATGTTCGCTTAATGCCCATAACCTTAGGTTTGGCACTGGTGACACTTTTGCCGGGTTGCGGCCTTTTTGGAAAGAAAGGAGCAGCAAGCGAAAAGTTGAACAGAAGAGGAGAGGTGACGGGAGTTCCTAAGCGAACTAACTGGCAGCAGAACCTACCTTACGATATGGTTCCCGTTAAGGCTGGAACTTTTTGGATGGGACAAGCTGATGAAGATATTGCTTACACGCAATCCGCACTCAACAAACAGATTACCATTTCAGAATTTTTTATGGACAAGTACGAAGTGTCCAATAATAAGTACCGCCAATTTTTGGAAGCTGTGAAAAGTGGGACTTATGAGACGGGTACACCTACCACATTGAAAGATCCTCCCCAGTTGAATTACGAAGAACTTAAACCTGACACTACTGTTTGGTCGACGAGTTTTGCCTATCACTACGGAGATCCATTGATGGAGTTTTACTTTGATCATCCCGCTTTTGATAATTACCCTGTAGTTGGGGTTTCTTGGGATCAGGCAAAGAAATACTGTGAATGGAAAACCTATCACATGAGAGCAAATGACGAAAGTGATTTTGACGGTCCGGCATTTCAGCTTCCCTCTGAAGCAGAATGGGAGTATGCGGCCAAAGGAGGGAAAGACGTAGCCAAGTATCCTTGGGGTGGCCCTTACTTAAAGAACAAGAGAGGTTGCTTGATGGCTAACTTCAAACCGGGACGCGGTAATTATATAGATGATGGCTTTGCTTACACTGCTCCTGTGGATGTATTTGCTCCAAATGGTTATGGACTATACAACATGTCCGGGAATGTAGCCGAATGGGTTCTGGATGCTTATGCTACTACGTCAAGTACGATCATGTGGGATTTGAACCCGGTGTATGATGATCCTAATGAGCCTAGAAAAGTTGTAAGAGGCGGAAGTTGGAAAGATATCGCCCATTATCTGGAAACGAGTACAAGAACCTATGAATACGAGGATGTAGCTCAGGCACACATTGGATTCAGAACAAAAATGACATTTATTGGCCGTTCTGGCGCAATGGATATAAAAAGCTCTACACGAAGAAGAAGATAA
- a CDS encoding DUF4271 domain-containing protein, with protein MKKLINKSIIILSLFVLTGHYAFSQVLEDYNTKWEEGERETWFSSNDRLMVDLDLETFPLAHFSFEFPDHSVVFVGEKLWFFTDQDTAFTAQVREFREEFSADKVNLTVFKNGISSEQASVKKILKFQDTNSGAGDRVFFSKSRNFDRQNIRDFFGVGLLISLLLITLYKLAYPFIFEIMIKPISLLNAEDFSESGSLQKFFSIDILFYVFLVNMLLSLAMVTGLVVFRQEWFEARLELSFAVLISLWIGGAFLLLLLTILKFTAIKALSFLFDLGKLEFPHFFYLLRLVAITTIGLIVVSAFFLLNQFSAIKTALELSFTGFFWMYISGILGLFLIMVNKLGFKKYHLFTYLCIAELVPFLILAKLVIDLGH; from the coding sequence ATGAAAAAATTGATCAACAAGTCAATAATTATCCTGTCATTATTTGTACTGACCGGGCACTATGCGTTTTCACAGGTTTTGGAAGATTACAATACAAAATGGGAAGAAGGAGAGCGTGAGACTTGGTTTAGTTCTAACGATAGATTGATGGTGGATCTGGATTTGGAGACTTTTCCATTGGCCCATTTTTCTTTTGAGTTTCCGGATCATTCCGTGGTTTTTGTGGGAGAGAAACTTTGGTTTTTCACGGATCAGGATACTGCATTCACAGCCCAGGTGAGAGAGTTCAGAGAAGAATTTTCGGCGGATAAGGTAAATCTTACAGTTTTCAAAAACGGAATTTCTTCAGAGCAGGCAAGTGTAAAGAAAATCTTAAAATTCCAGGATACTAATTCCGGCGCAGGAGATAGGGTGTTTTTCTCTAAAAGCAGGAATTTTGACAGGCAGAACATCCGTGATTTTTTTGGTGTTGGACTGCTGATTTCGTTATTGTTGATAACACTTTACAAATTGGCTTATCCTTTTATTTTTGAGATAATGATCAAACCCATTTCATTGTTGAATGCGGAAGATTTTTCTGAGAGTGGGAGCTTGCAGAAGTTCTTTTCCATAGATATTTTGTTTTACGTGTTTTTAGTGAATATGCTGTTGTCTTTGGCGATGGTGACCGGGCTTGTTGTGTTCCGTCAAGAATGGTTCGAGGCAAGACTAGAACTGAGCTTTGCTGTACTGATTTCGCTATGGATAGGGGGAGCTTTTCTTCTTTTATTACTTACTATTCTCAAATTTACAGCTATAAAAGCATTGTCATTTTTGTTTGATTTGGGGAAATTGGAATTTCCTCATTTCTTTTATTTGCTTCGTTTGGTGGCTATTACAACTATTGGATTGATAGTGGTCAGTGCTTTTTTTTTATTAAATCAATTTTCAGCTATCAAGACAGCTCTAGAGCTTTCGTTCACGGGCTTTTTCTGGATGTATATTTCAGGTATCCTTGGGTTGTTCCTAATTATGGTGAATAAACTTGGCTTTAAGAAATATCATTTATTTACTTACCTTTGCATCGCAGAATTAGTGCCCTTTTTAATCTTGGCCAAATTGGTGATTGATTTGGGCCATTAA
- the hemW gene encoding radical SAM family heme chaperone HemW: MHARKKVFKGLDRIGYICKIIQFTLSGIYIHVPFCRQACHYCDFHFSTNLERMDQMAEMICRELKLRADYLQKTSVETIYFGGGTPSLLQPQLIEKILNQISITYNSDWREVTLEANPDDLDVDKLLSWKSLGIDRLSLGIQSFDEDVLKFYNRAHSSKESKSAIEKARKVGFEKFSLDLIYGYPQPTHELWKRDLSEAIAQNPGHISSYALTVEPKTALGSWTEKGKFQPAEEDFVAEQFEILQELSDKAGYIQYEVSNFGKHGQFALHNTNYWKGVPYLGVGPSAHSFDGKNRGANPSNNSLYLKNLEDGTIPFAVDNLSDEERLNEYILTGLRTLWGIDLGVIHKDFSKDLLASKKSILDQMDREGWLIWKDKNLSLSKSGKLLADSIAAALFF, encoded by the coding sequence ATGCATGCCAGAAAGAAGGTTTTCAAAGGACTGGATCGGATTGGTTATATTTGCAAAATAATACAATTCACTTTGTCGGGCATATACATACACGTTCCTTTTTGTAGGCAGGCTTGCCACTATTGCGACTTTCACTTCAGCACCAATCTGGAACGCATGGATCAGATGGCCGAAATGATTTGCCGTGAATTGAAATTAAGAGCAGATTACCTTCAAAAGACCTCTGTAGAAACCATCTACTTCGGCGGGGGGACCCCCTCTCTTCTACAACCGCAACTGATTGAAAAAATCCTAAACCAAATTTCAATCACCTACAACTCAGATTGGCGGGAGGTGACTCTTGAAGCAAACCCGGACGATTTGGATGTGGATAAGTTGCTTTCTTGGAAAAGTCTGGGCATAGACCGGCTAAGCCTGGGCATTCAAAGTTTCGACGAGGATGTTTTAAAATTCTACAATCGAGCCCATAGCTCAAAAGAGTCTAAATCTGCGATAGAAAAGGCAAGAAAAGTTGGATTTGAAAAATTCAGTCTGGATCTGATTTATGGTTATCCACAGCCAACCCACGAACTGTGGAAGCGTGATTTATCCGAAGCAATTGCTCAGAATCCGGGACATATTTCCAGCTATGCTCTCACTGTAGAACCCAAAACTGCACTTGGCAGCTGGACTGAAAAAGGAAAATTCCAGCCAGCTGAAGAGGATTTTGTGGCAGAGCAATTTGAAATACTCCAAGAACTAAGTGACAAAGCCGGCTACATACAATACGAAGTATCCAACTTTGGCAAGCACGGTCAATTTGCCCTGCACAACACAAACTACTGGAAAGGCGTACCTTATTTAGGCGTGGGGCCCAGTGCTCATTCTTTTGACGGGAAAAACAGAGGGGCAAATCCTTCAAACAATTCACTATACCTGAAAAACCTGGAAGACGGGACAATTCCATTCGCTGTGGATAACCTTTCTGATGAGGAGCGATTAAACGAATATATACTTACTGGCTTGCGGACTCTGTGGGGAATAGATCTTGGAGTTATCCACAAAGATTTCAGTAAAGACCTCTTAGCTTCCAAAAAATCCATCTTGGATCAGATGGATCGTGAGGGTTGGCTGATTTGGAAGGATAAAAACCTATCTTTGAGCAAAAGTGGAAAACTCCTTGCGGATAGCATTGCAGCGGCACTTTTCTTTTAA
- a CDS encoding type IX secretion system membrane protein PorP/SprF yields the protein MIQEGHSKYFLRYFTLLLLFFEISSVMAQQDPQFTQYMYNGMYYNPAFAGKEGGFRFSALHRSQWLNYTTNSGQGGAPTTQLITAQGRVEGKNIGYGLTLVNDQIGATGNLEINLQGAYHKKLNRSTLSFGAYIGMYSSSIDYGELIVVNPEPNLPNSGNESQINFNVGAGLLLDTRDYYIGLSSRHINEPNFDFGDGSYANQLKNHSYLLLGYRFRPVGPLAIEPSLLLKTVSFNNFSYEVSVIATHQNKISGGIGFRGEESVSFILGYSLLRDNSLKLGYAFDLVVGGLEAKSPTSHELMLRYALSDVGREVQRVIQRTPRFRF from the coding sequence ATGATTCAAGAAGGCCATTCGAAATACTTTTTGAGATATTTCACTCTCTTGTTACTCTTTTTTGAGATTTCTTCGGTGATGGCCCAGCAGGATCCTCAATTTACCCAATACATGTATAATGGCATGTATTATAATCCCGCTTTTGCGGGTAAAGAAGGTGGGTTTAGGTTCTCGGCCCTTCACCGGTCACAGTGGTTGAATTATACTACAAATTCCGGACAGGGAGGAGCGCCTACTACACAATTGATTACAGCCCAAGGAAGAGTGGAGGGAAAGAATATCGGATACGGGCTTACGCTTGTCAATGATCAAATAGGCGCAACGGGGAATTTGGAAATCAATCTGCAGGGAGCCTATCACAAAAAACTCAACAGATCTACATTGAGCTTTGGTGCGTATATAGGGATGTATTCAAGTTCAATAGATTATGGAGAGCTTATAGTGGTGAATCCTGAACCAAATCTTCCGAATTCGGGGAACGAAAGCCAGATTAATTTCAACGTAGGAGCAGGACTTCTATTGGATACACGCGATTACTATATTGGTTTGAGCAGTAGGCATATCAATGAGCCGAACTTCGATTTTGGGGATGGTTCTTATGCAAATCAGTTGAAAAACCATTCGTACTTGTTGTTGGGATATAGATTTAGACCGGTAGGCCCGCTTGCTATTGAGCCTAGTCTACTTTTAAAAACAGTCTCTTTCAATAATTTTTCTTATGAAGTGAGCGTTATTGCTACGCACCAAAATAAGATTAGTGGGGGGATTGGATTTAGAGGTGAGGAATCGGTTTCTTTTATTCTTGGCTACAGTCTTTTAAGAGACAACTCGCTCAAATTGGGCTATGCATTTGACTTAGTCGTTGGTGGCTTGGAAGCCAAATCGCCCACAAGTCATGAGCTGATGCTTCGCTATGCTTTGTCCGATGTAGGCAGAGAAGTGCAGCGTGTAATCCAAAGAACTCCTAGGTTCAGATTTTGA
- a CDS encoding SpoIIE family protein phosphatase: MIKLPPIHIGKLSLLLAILVWLALLFVNLVRLFGVLNQLDSGIAVEFTWILQTLFYITVYGFYKYSIVKSSQSDFLNLIWRGASTGIFAVAVYIIIELFYSSLGESKLSTEPFLQTFFYHVRFGLLTIFLISTSLLWQHLILYQKTKRVVKQWQAYEIAMLIAMFLVFFDRGANEYPFFFGLVLLGILAVILSTNLKWIPYLTFKEKWKSLLFLAVIIASIGYLLWYTFSHESERVYPVNLTWNLFLISLFWFVLIYAVLSFLVTLFNLPTSSVFEQKLTEAINFQRLSQSIQPEENEEQVLDILMDSCMSAAYADAAWLAMTSEEFPGGIFQERFIDRKTREEISDLIQQQKTVQEWAAEKRPDNLSPISLRLTHPKFESVLLVPLVINKSVIGKIVLCKEVRDGFNKEMLNIISTFGRQACIAVENHRLLNQAILNERYQEELKIAQRVQKALLPTKLDHNQFFDICAYSHAADEVGGDYYDTFKLDEDRYVLIIGDVSGKGTSAAFHMSQMKGIFQSLIQLNLSPSDFMIKANAALSRCLERNHFITASIFIINTAKQTICHSRAGHVPTLFHQKKQNKSAYLEIDGLGLGILRNMQYEKHVVEKTFTYQSGDVLVLFTDGIVEAKNEKSHQFGYDRIRTLLEVYHELNPLEIQTQMIDSLHAFVGGDGLIDDDYSIMVVKFTEQNNDC; this comes from the coding sequence ATGATCAAACTACCACCAATCCATATCGGAAAGCTAAGCTTGTTGCTCGCCATCCTGGTATGGCTTGCTTTGCTGTTTGTGAATTTGGTCAGACTTTTTGGAGTTCTCAATCAATTGGATTCGGGAATTGCTGTAGAGTTCACCTGGATTCTGCAAACACTTTTCTACATAACCGTCTATGGTTTTTATAAATACTCAATCGTAAAAAGCTCTCAAAGTGATTTCCTGAATCTCATATGGAGAGGGGCATCCACCGGGATTTTTGCAGTGGCTGTTTATATTATCATTGAATTGTTTTATAGTTCGCTGGGAGAAAGCAAGCTTTCCACAGAGCCCTTTCTTCAAACCTTCTTTTATCACGTTCGTTTCGGGTTGTTGACGATATTTTTGATCTCCACGTCTCTTCTTTGGCAGCACCTTATCCTTTATCAAAAAACCAAGCGTGTAGTCAAACAATGGCAGGCTTACGAAATAGCCATGTTGATTGCGATGTTTCTCGTGTTTTTTGATAGGGGGGCAAACGAATACCCTTTCTTCTTTGGGCTGGTTCTTCTGGGAATATTGGCAGTAATACTCTCCACCAATTTGAAATGGATTCCTTATTTGACCTTCAAGGAGAAGTGGAAATCCCTGCTTTTTCTAGCCGTAATTATAGCATCTATCGGTTATTTGTTATGGTACACTTTCTCCCATGAAAGCGAAAGGGTCTATCCCGTGAATTTGACGTGGAATTTATTCCTGATCTCATTGTTTTGGTTTGTGTTGATTTATGCTGTCCTCAGTTTCCTTGTAACCCTCTTTAATCTTCCCACTTCTTCGGTCTTTGAACAAAAGCTGACAGAGGCGATCAACTTCCAGCGCCTGAGTCAATCCATTCAGCCGGAAGAAAACGAGGAACAAGTACTGGACATTCTGATGGATTCCTGCATGAGTGCAGCGTATGCGGATGCCGCCTGGCTGGCGATGACCAGCGAAGAGTTTCCCGGCGGTATTTTCCAAGAACGCTTTATCGACAGAAAAACCAGAGAAGAAATTTCGGATCTAATCCAACAACAGAAGACTGTCCAAGAATGGGCTGCCGAAAAGCGCCCTGACAACCTAAGTCCAATCAGTCTCAGGCTAACCCATCCGAAGTTTGAATCGGTACTGTTGGTTCCTTTGGTAATCAACAAATCTGTGATTGGAAAAATAGTACTGTGCAAAGAGGTCCGTGATGGTTTCAATAAAGAAATGTTGAACATCATCAGCACATTTGGCAGACAAGCCTGTATTGCGGTAGAAAATCATCGATTGCTCAATCAGGCTATACTCAACGAGCGCTATCAAGAGGAATTAAAAATAGCTCAACGAGTACAAAAAGCGCTGCTTCCCACCAAATTGGATCATAATCAGTTCTTTGACATTTGTGCCTACTCCCATGCTGCTGATGAAGTGGGAGGTGATTATTACGACACGTTTAAGCTGGACGAGGATCGCTATGTATTGATTATTGGAGATGTGTCAGGAAAAGGAACTTCTGCGGCTTTTCATATGTCTCAGATGAAAGGAATTTTCCAAAGCCTCATTCAACTGAATCTCAGCCCTTCAGATTTTATGATCAAGGCCAATGCAGCATTGAGTAGATGCCTGGAAAGAAACCATTTCATCACCGCTTCGATTTTCATCATCAACACTGCAAAACAAACCATCTGCCATTCACGTGCCGGACATGTTCCGACTCTTTTTCATCAGAAAAAACAGAACAAATCTGCCTATTTGGAGATAGATGGGCTGGGTTTGGGTATTTTAAGAAACATGCAGTATGAAAAACACGTTGTGGAAAAGACATTTACCTATCAGTCAGGTGATGTGCTGGTGCTATTTACCGATGGTATAGTAGAAGCAAAAAACGAAAAATCCCATCAATTCGGTTATGACCGCATCAGAACTTTATTAGAAGTTTATCACGAACTAAATCCGCTGGAAATTCAGACACAAATGATAGATTCCTTGCATGCCTTTGTTGGTGGCGATGGGTTGATTGACGACGATTATTCCATTATGGTGGTGAAATTTACCGAACAAAATAATGATTGCTGA
- the gldL gene encoding gliding motility protein GldL: MPKIYGIGAAVVILGAMFKILDLPFANWMIGIGLSTEAFIFFLSAFEPQHQDVDWSKVYPELAGDAPAAPKAQRVVTSGGDQITQKLDEMLANAKVGPELIESLGKGMQNLAVSAEKMGNLSDAAVATNEYATNVKSAAKTLVDMNASYSKTAAALTEMSSASQDAKAYHTQVVTVTKNLSALNSVYEMELQDANSHVKTLNKFYANMTAAMEGLTEAGKETQAFKTELSKLNQNVSSLNKIYGGMLSAMKG, from the coding sequence ATGCCAAAAATTTATGGTATTGGTGCAGCAGTGGTTATTCTTGGTGCTATGTTTAAAATTTTGGATTTACCATTCGCCAACTGGATGATTGGTATTGGACTTAGTACTGAGGCATTTATATTTTTCCTTTCAGCATTTGAGCCACAACATCAAGATGTAGATTGGTCGAAGGTTTATCCAGAACTGGCAGGTGATGCACCTGCTGCTCCAAAGGCGCAAAGAGTAGTGACAAGTGGTGGAGATCAAATCACCCAGAAATTGGACGAGATGCTTGCAAATGCGAAGGTAGGGCCTGAATTGATAGAAAGCTTGGGTAAAGGAATGCAGAATCTTGCTGTTTCTGCTGAGAAAATGGGCAATCTGTCCGATGCTGCTGTGGCAACCAATGAATACGCTACCAATGTGAAATCTGCCGCCAAAACGTTGGTAGACATGAACGCTTCATACAGCAAAACCGCAGCTGCTCTTACAGAAATGTCTTCTGCATCCCAGGATGCCAAAGCATATCATACACAGGTGGTGACCGTCACTAAAAATCTTTCCGCTTTGAATTCTGTCTATGAAATGGAACTTCAAGATGCGAATAGTCATGTGAAAACATTGAACAAATTCTATGCGAACATGACTGCAGCAATGGAAGGCCTTACCGAAGCCGGTAAAGAGACACAAGCATTTAAAACTGAATTATCAAAATTGAATCAGAACGTTAGTTCATTGAATAAAATCTATGGTGG
- a CDS encoding BamA/TamA family outer membrane protein: protein MLLLFAGGEMCKAQNAYWVRWSSEDPQHYADWEAFTSRAAGDTYLDSIQNVFQNKGYLSLYLKEKVSVSDSLQVQIILGEKYFWESVAQGNVPEELYGDIDTLTREYASAFRWMQDVVREAENIGYPFARIKLDSMQRNGNALSAVFAYDAGPLILWDSLEVVGSAKTRGGYIQNITGIRPGQPFSQKQLDEANQVLSRSPYFVLTRPAEVNFQIKKARPIFTLRDRNTNVLDGIIGLLPNANKPGKMLITGLLDLELYHLGGKGRDVTLHWQRLNVKTQSLDISAKESFLFNSPLDVRLGFNLLKQDSAFLNRYLSLDFGYHLSTKSYLRFFTGRQSSAVLNTEVFRDVDELPDIADFRWNQYGVGWIWDKLDSPYFPRRGFLLSGEFALGNKKILENTGFPRKVYAELELNSPQYLGKGEVEKHVFIKKNWGVWMKASGGFTQNQNLLLNDLFRLGGLKSIRGFNENFFFARSYGYMNMEQRLFFGENSFLMVFADFGILENPYFAPAPDKPISFGAGINLDTGTGVFRFIYGVGKSNLQPLQFSYSRIHFGYLARF, encoded by the coding sequence ATGCTTTTATTATTTGCCGGAGGAGAAATGTGTAAAGCTCAAAATGCGTATTGGGTACGATGGTCAAGCGAGGATCCGCAACATTATGCGGATTGGGAGGCTTTTACTTCTAGGGCAGCTGGAGATACCTACCTCGATTCTATTCAAAATGTCTTTCAAAATAAAGGTTATCTTAGTCTTTATTTAAAGGAGAAAGTTTCAGTCTCTGATTCTTTACAGGTGCAAATCATTCTCGGAGAGAAATATTTCTGGGAATCAGTTGCTCAGGGAAATGTTCCTGAGGAATTATATGGGGATATTGATACGCTAACCCGTGAGTATGCTTCTGCCTTCAGGTGGATGCAGGATGTAGTCAGAGAAGCAGAGAATATCGGCTATCCTTTTGCCCGGATAAAACTTGATAGCATGCAGAGAAATGGGAATGCGCTTTCTGCTGTTTTTGCATACGATGCCGGACCGCTCATACTTTGGGATAGCTTGGAAGTAGTAGGAAGCGCCAAAACAAGGGGAGGATATATACAGAATATAACCGGAATTAGACCCGGTCAGCCTTTTTCCCAAAAGCAATTGGATGAGGCAAATCAAGTGCTTAGCCGTTCTCCTTATTTTGTACTTACCCGTCCGGCCGAAGTTAATTTCCAGATCAAAAAAGCCCGGCCCATATTTACTTTGCGTGATAGAAATACCAATGTGCTGGATGGGATAATTGGATTGCTGCCCAATGCAAATAAACCGGGTAAAATGCTTATTACAGGACTGTTGGATTTGGAACTGTACCATTTGGGAGGTAAGGGGAGAGATGTGACGTTGCATTGGCAGCGTCTGAACGTAAAGACACAGTCGCTGGACATATCGGCTAAGGAATCGTTTTTGTTCAATTCTCCACTGGATGTCCGGTTGGGGTTTAATTTGCTGAAGCAAGATTCTGCTTTTTTGAACAGGTACTTAAGTTTGGATTTTGGCTATCATCTGAGCACAAAAAGCTACCTGCGTTTTTTCACCGGAAGACAATCCAGTGCTGTCCTCAATACGGAGGTTTTTCGTGATGTGGACGAGCTTCCTGATATAGCAGATTTTCGATGGAATCAGTATGGGGTAGGTTGGATTTGGGATAAACTGGATTCTCCCTATTTTCCAAGACGGGGTTTTTTGCTCAGCGGTGAATTTGCTTTGGGAAATAAGAAGATTCTGGAAAACACTGGATTTCCAAGGAAGGTGTATGCGGAGTTGGAATTGAACAGTCCACAGTATCTGGGAAAGGGTGAAGTAGAGAAGCATGTTTTCATCAAAAAAAACTGGGGAGTATGGATGAAGGCAAGCGGGGGATTCACCCAAAATCAAAATTTGCTCTTGAATGATTTATTTAGATTGGGAGGATTGAAGAGTATTAGAGGCTTCAATGAAAACTTCTTTTTTGCACGATCTTATGGCTACATGAATATGGAGCAGCGGCTTTTTTTTGGGGAAAACTCATTTCTTATGGTTTTTGCTGACTTTGGGATTCTGGAAAACCCGTACTTTGCGCCTGCGCCGGACAAACCTATCTCTTTTGGTGCCGGTATCAATCTTGATACCGGCACCGGTGTCTTTCGATTTATTTACGGAGTCGGAAAATCTAATTTGCAACCTTTACAATTCTCCTATTCTAGGATACATTTTGGCTATTTAGCCAGATTTTGA